The sequence TCGCTGCGTAGTTCCGGGAATGGTAGAACGCGATCGCGGTCATGTAGTTAACATCGGTTCTATCGCCGGACATCAAACTTATCCTGGTGGTAATGTTTACTGTGCGACTAAAGCCGCAGTTAAGGCAATTTCCGAAGGTTTAAAACAAGATTTATTAGGAACACCTGTTCGCGTAAGTTCTGTAGATCCCGGTTTAGTAGAAACTGAATTTAGCCAGGTAAGATTTCATGGAGATGATGAAAAAGCTAAGAAAGTATATCAAGGATTAACTCCTCTTACCCCAGATGATATTGCTGATGTTGTATTATTTTGCGTAACTCGTCCGTCACACGTTAATCTTAGCGAAATTTTATTAGTACCAGTAGATCAAGCAAGTGCAACAATGG comes from Rivularia sp. PCC 7116 and encodes:
- a CDS encoding SDR family oxidoreductase produces the protein MTSIQNQIVLITGASSGIGASCVKYFAEAGAKLVLAARRLERLQQLVENLKLPSENFHLLELDVRNRSAVESAVSNLPSEWSNIDILINNAGLSRGLNKLYEGSYQDWEEMIDTNVKGLLYLTRCVVPGMVERDRGHVVNIGSIAGHQTYPGGNVYCATKAAVKAISEGLKQDLLGTPVRVSSVDPGLVETEFSQVRFHGDDEKAKKVYQGLTPLTPDDIADVVLFCVTRPSHVNLSEILLVPVDQASATMVNRK